AATATTATCACTAACAACAACTCCCTCATCCAAACATGGAGGCGTATTCCCACATGCGTGAAGAATTagttaatttgtcaaaattgtAACATCGCTTACAAGAAAGTCACTCTCACCACTAATATCATGGcgtcttaattatttttgtttgttccTCATTGTTTTGATTCATtcagattattttatttatactgtCTCTTGAACTCATGTAACTCCTTTTCTCTTTTCTGactttttatataatgattctacatcgtgtttctatttttttaattcaatccaCAATATTTTGCAACATTAGTCATTTTAACAGTTGTAAGAAATATTAGAATTTGACGATGACTATGACTTATTACAAATATGATTGCACTCTCAAATAGGGGTTTCTACTAgaatgttgaaaaatatttatcaaatatgtcATTAGATCCGTAATAGTTTGCGTAACATTGGTCATTTGCTCGGTTGAATGCAATATTGTAATTTGACGATGAATTAGAcgtattgaaataaatattacactctcaaatatgagatttttacatgagaattgaaaaatatttaccaaAACATGCAATTTGATTTGCAATAGTTGCCCAACATCTTTCATTTGTACAATTAGAAACATTATTACAATTTAACGATGAATTAAACGTATTGCAAATAGTATCGCACACTCAAATAAGGGAGAATAGATCAACATTTACCAAAAATGTTATTCGATTCACAATAATTTGCGCAAAATTAGTCAATTGTGCAATTGGAAACATTATTGCAATTTGATGATGAATTAAacatattgaaaatatttttgcaCTCTCAAAAATGTTATTTCTATTTGAAAGTTGAAAAATGTTAACCAAAAATAACATTCGATTTGCAATATTTTGCGCAACATCAGTCATTTGTGCAATTCAAAACATTATTGTAATTTGACGATAATATATAGTATTGCAAATATTATTTCTCCCCCCAATAGGAGATTTTTACAAGAgagttgaaaattatttataaaaaatgttattggATTCACAATAGTTTTCGTAACATAAGTCATTTGTGCAATTGGAAACATTATTGCAATTTAGGGATGAATATGAAGTATTGCAAATATTAATGTACTCTCAAATATGAGATTTCTATatgagagttgaaaaatattaccCAAAATATAATTCGATTTACAATAGTTTCTGCAACATTGATCATTTTTACAATGACAAGTATTATTGCAATTTGacaataaattaaacttaatgcAAATATGATTGAACtctcaaaaatataattatctaCCAAAAATATAATTCCTTCCACTTTATTCGCAAAAATAGCTAAAAATATTGCTAGTTCAACGTAAATGATATGCATACTTACAATTTTGTATATCAATCAACGTTGATTTCATAtttgataaaacaaaaaattgcaaataataaatcttacatgaaaattataatatcatattataccaaaataaaattaatctaactaacattaaaagaaaaaatgttttcaacTTAAACCATCAAAGATATATGTTCTTCCTTTCTTATTTCTATTTGAGTATTTAAGTTCATCAATGCTTCTATCACTGGATTTTCTTGTCAATTGACTCACCAAAAAGTCTATCAAATTATTCTCTATCAATAACACCTCCTTAATCTaacaaattagaaaagaaaaatcaaatagtaATCAAAagtctaaaatatatatatattttttttgagaacgaagtctaaaatatatttatacatattagtTTATGCATAAATAATCTAACTTCTACGTGTATGAAATTCCTTAGTCATCAATTTTGGACGACGCAGATGTTGTTTGGTTGATGAACTTGCATTTGACGATATGAAATTGGCTATCTAGTTGGTGTAGGAGGAgactcatttttttaaattaaactcttacgttaaattttagattttactAGTTTATTTACataaactttcaattttaacaTCCTGAGAAACCCCTTAAACCAAATAAAGCCTAGACATAACATTTGTTCAGACCTACATCTTCGAAATGGGACCTTCCCAAGGGGTCAGGCCTAGACTTGCTTCTACCCCCGACATAAGAAGGAACCACTAAAAAGGAAACAACAAGGCAAATAGGACAAACGAAGGGCAAAGAGAACCCATCCATTTTTCAGCTTCGTCTGCTCCTTTTATCTATCCCTAATGTCGCTTATAATACCAAATTAATCACCTTTCCTCTCTTTTCTCTATAATGCATAGAAAAttacattttcattaattatctatctttatttaataaataggaATTCAAGTccacattttattttacaaaataaggtCACCAACTTACTCAAATTGTTTTACCATCTAGCCTATCCTTTCTAAATCACATttaattgaatttgattttataaatttcttctGTTTGTTCATGAAATacatttgattttcatttaGATTGCAATATTTATTCTTAATCGATACTATTTGAGTTGGACAATTATCTaccacataaaataaaatattagcaCAATCATTTATCATGAATAATGTTTCTTAtctacaataataaatattatttaagatggttaaaattaaatttatatgctcgtaatatatatatatatatatatatatatttatatatttatatatttatatatatatatatatatatatataatgatgcttaatttttaaagtgtccggattgccgggtcgagagttgtggttaatgtggatatatatgtgagagtaaatggatacttgggttagATTCGGAGttgattaaaaatgttatttgtatgtttcgaatttgtaacataacagaacaaatacaaccctttaaccaactaggctaacaacacttcatattttagattcaacaccaaatttgttgaacgtgagacattttaacaataaaagttcaaatttttaactaactaatctatatataataataatgcttaatttttaaagtgtccggatagccgggtcgagagctgtgattaatttggatatatatgtgagagtaatggatacttgggtcggattgtgggttgacccgcacaaaaatttaaaacggttaaaaataaaattaaaaatgttatttgtatgtttcgaatttgcaacctaacaaaacaagtacaactctttaaccaagtgtAATTGAGATGTAGTTTGCCGAGAGATAATATGACGATATCAATTAAAAGTGGTTTTTTAAAacgataaattaaatatttactgGGAGACTTGGAGTAGTTTATACTTTTTTAGGAGAAAATATTggaattgatatattattattttttatttaatataattaaaaatagtttgaatttttttattatttaatttttattggaactttttttaattaattttataaattatatttttatttaattaataaaattactttaatctcgttagtttataaataagacatttatttaatttataaaatttatatttaatttatttattttattcctaatatttataaatagaattgaattttattttataagaataaatattatttataattttatttatttattaagtttaaatatgttaaagttatttaatatattaaacacgaataaaatgtagaatgatgatgtgattaaattaatttatgaggaaaaaaataacataaaaaaaataacacacatgTAAACTTTTGTCCAATCAACTTCactattatttcaatattacacatagaaaaattaaaatataaatagatctaactataacaaaaaaacatataaacataacaaaaatacCCTTTAATTATCTTCGTCCGAATTTTCTGAATCATCTTCGATAATAGTTTGTTCTGGTTTATAACATCTTTGATGTTGTTCACGAATTTCCGCATCAAACCAATCTTTTAATTTAACACACATCTCAATATTTTTGAAAGTTAATGATAATCTTTTTGGACTGAAAAGTCTATTTGATGATGAAAATGCTTGTTCTGAAGGAACAGTAGAGACTGGAGGTGTTAATATATCTCGTGCCATTAATTGTAAAATAGGGAGAGCTTGATTTTTATCACTCCACCAttctaaaatattgaaattagtATTCATAGAAGGATCAATtcgaaacatatttttataaatgtcaaTTTCATCAAATCTTTCTGAGGACGAATCAACTGAACTTGAACTACCAATATATGAAGAAGAAGCagacaaaaatatttcaaaaggatTTTGGGATGAAGttaaatctaaattttgattttgactaTTTTGGGTTGATGGACTAGTTCtagataaattttgtttttttatattttatatataatttatttatagtttcgtttaaatcattttttttttattttgtgaacAAATTATtggatttaaatattttttataattatcatcattaattaaaatttgactattagaaactacttcacatatataatatataattataatgtgtATCTAAGCATGTCATtattttagacatttttaaTCTGGATCAAAAGAAGTGGCTATACAAAATAATAAGGGTATATCGACccaatattttacaaattttaattccatttttgaaataaaattagaaaaattaggatatttttaaaatttttgaaatgcATTTccatttcaaatataattggAAATGCAAGGTGAATTGTAGGTTCATAAATAGCCAATAAACTGTTAGTTATAtcataaaagtattttaaaaacttaCATAAATTTTCAGCCTTGTCAaactcttcatcttctattACATATTCTTTAGTTgtataatgattaataaattctATTAGGGGTGATTTAAGtataattgattttgataaCATTAGATAAGTTGAGTTCTATCTTGTTTTAACATCATTTGGAATTCTAATTGGTTTCAAATTTGCATTTAAGAataattctttaaatttaagatatttgcatctttaattttatgtataatatccttaaataatattaatccaTCTTTTACAATAAGGTTAATTATATAACACATacatttaatatgaaataattcCCCATTTAAACCGgatctaattttctttttagcCTAACaattgcattattattattattatttgtatactTCGATCGTGAAACGTGAAATTTTATCATATCCTGGTTGAAGACATTTTTTTATAGCTCTAGTAAaatttaaagattctaacatAGAAAAAGAGGATATTCATCAACTATTATAAGTTTTGTCAACTCTATTTTAGTAAAATTAAgatcatatttaaataatttgattgtaTTTAATAATTCAGTTTGATTTATATCTATACCATGAAATTTTGTTATATGTTTAGTTCCAGTTCCATAATGACTGTTACTTGAGAATTGTTGTTTGCATATTAGACATTCTGTTTTTTTAGACATTCTGTTTTGTTGTGAatcaatttgaataaaattgaaataattccATACCTTACTAGTTCTACGTCTTTTAGATTCACTATTCATATCTATTGACGACTGATGGGGCCTATGAGGTCAGAGATTTCAACTCCAATATTTTCcattatatttagaaaaatatgaaaagttcaATCAAACCTCCTCTCTTGAAAACTCTTGTTAGTGAAAGATGTGATCTTGAAAACTCGggttatttttgaaagatgtgATCAAGAAAATATgtgatgtttaaaaaaaaattcaatcttatttataatcatattaagagagagaaaaaaattagttaaattaagattttgaataaattgtataacgttaattaataaaataataaaattctatcCGTTATTAATTCTTCAGGTAAGTAAggttaagaaatatatttggctattaattattaattagttaaggaacgttcaaatttttattttgaaattattaattaattaagtgaagAACCTTagttaataattagaaaaagtCTTTAATTGGAGAAagtctattaattaaatttgttagatatattttaaaataattcagcTATTAATTAAGTGAGcacaaattgtaaaatattttgaaattagtcAAGGAAGAAGGAaggaagagaaaataattattttaaatctcattatataaatatttaaatataatatttatttatatgatattatatagatttaaaaaaaaatatgtttggataattaatatttaattaattaaatatgttaaatgtgaaactttattctttcttatttaaaattaatatacttttattaatatactttttttaaattatatttattaatttaatattttaaaaaaaatattattatattattaaagttaaattattatcatatattttatttgaatgtattaataataatttaaattataaaataatttaaaattttaaaaataaatatgtatattaataaaaataatatgtgagaaaattattattagactcaaatttctatttatataatttatttaatatctatattttattttaatattttagtatattttattttaattatatatattacatttataaaattaaataatttataaatttaataaaaatgtaaatatattaaaagagaCGTGtcaatttgataatattatgtAAACGTGGGTAGTTTAAGTAAGAAAATGGGAGAGAAAGTGAGGGAGTGggtagaaattataaatatatattattatattattaaaattaaatttattatcatatatttattatttaatgtattagtAATAATTGcatttataaatagttaaaaaattaaaaaataattaattaaagtaatatagaaaataattaataatagatttacatttttattcatataatttatttatttatttatattttattttaatttatattatttaagttaatattttattttaatttatattttttaagttaatattttattttaatattatattttagtgtgtttaattttaattataaatataaatattacatttatgaaattaaataatttattaattaaataaaaatgtaataagttTAGAGAAGGTTAATGTGAGTAGCTTAGGTCATTTGACTAAtcgtgtttatgtcgtttcgtgtgtatattTGTAttcgtgtcgtgtctatactcatGTTGTGTCCGTAtcgactcgtaaccgtgtttcgatcgtataaactcataatcgtatCGTGACCGTGTCGTCTCGTGTTTGTATCGTGTCAACTCAAGACCCGAGTGAAATAATATCGTGTCGTGTCGTTTCGTACAAATGTCGTGTTGgatcgtgtcggttcgtatttaTTCAACCCATTGCCCAGCTCTACAACATACCATGGCTTTCTTATAGTGGTTAACTTGAAATATTCTCACATGAATTTACATTCTCCTATTTgaactttcattttatttaatagagtAGTTATGTTTTCATATTGCGAGCTTATAACTCACAATATTCAGAATTTGCACCAATACCCAATTCTATAAGAATTACAATCAATTATATATCATAGAGTTATAATCCCAAATTGATAAGGGTGCAATTTACTTATAATTCCTATTCCTTAAcagtatgattatatatatatatatatatatatatatatatatatatatatatatatatatatatatatatatatatatagtgttaattcttataaaaatatatatatatagtgcaAGTATATACTATTGTGTTTATATGAATTCGTTTtgaatgtattttaaaaaaaaagtgaaatagaCAGACttggaaaacaataatatattttaacaaacataataacTTTATTGTATATAACTGCAAAATCAAACTTTATGCATAAATATATAGTAATTATTGTGTAAAATAAGATGTTGTAAATGATATGCTTAATTAAGTAAGTTTTTCATAGTCTCGTCCAATTAGTTATTGTTGTCCCACCAAAACTGAGATTGAAGGTAGTTGATGACGTTTTTGTCCACTTGAAAAGCCTTGGTTAAAACATCGGGAGAAATTTTGGGGTCTGATCCAAACACGGCATTTGCAATGGTAATTACTCCTGGATTTTGGCTACTCAAGGCCGCTCCAGCAACCGCCTTAGTCTTCCCcacattttgttggaaatggatGAGTCCTTCGGGAAAGACAAAAACATCTCCCGGGTATAACGTCTTGGTAAAGAGGCGATTCTTTTGGTTAGGAAGGTTTGATGTCACAAAGCCTACGAGAAGAGTACCCTCGAAGACAACAAGAACCTCAGTAGCACGAGGGTGTGTATGTGGTGGATTCAATCCATAAGGTGCGAAATCAATACGGGCCAAAGAAATACCCAATGTGTTGAGTCctgtaaaacaaataaatatcacACAGAAAATTAAGTTATAAGAAAACATTGTCTAAAGAAACACTCTTGTGATGTTACAAACTAATACCTTTCAAATTATTGACATTCACAGCAGTAACATTTGAACCGAGAGGATTTGACGTATCCCCGGCCTTGTTTAGTCCAGAAAAGAAGAAATCGTTTGCATTCACGAGATTCGGGTTCTTGCAAAACTTTCCATTGATAAACACTGCCGATAAAATACAAGATATTTGTTAATACAATTAGATGAGAAGAAAAtaatcaagtatatatatataaatataactacaTACAAGCACCGGTTGGATCATCAATTGCGACACAAAAGTCTTGAAGAGAGCTTGGATCGGAAGCTCGGGCAAAAGTGAAAGTCAATGCGACGACGGCCACAAGAACAAGGAATTGTCCTTTCATCTTAATTCGTGTTTTGGAAAAGATATATgaaaggaaagaaaactatGATGAATTGATGAATATGGGAGTGGAAGAATCATGTTATTTATAGGCATGGATGGAAGTCCTTCatgatttcatatatattttatattttatattatactttGCTTCTTCTAATTTGGATCAAAATTGGACTTGTTCTTCAACTGTCACATATATATGACACCTTTGATTTTTTTACCTAttttattcttcaaaattaacATCAGCAATGACTTTATTCATTGAAGTAGTCTTCATTGATTTTTATGTTTGGacaaaaaaactttaatttatcaATAGTGATTTAggaattacaatattttaatatgagaGGTCTTCTTtcaataaaattgatttttctattTCTATGAACTTAAATAtgcatgttttttttaacaaaataaaatataagcaTGCATTTACATGTTGAGTTGAAGCAAAGTTGTCAATTtgttttccttaattaatttctattaactatttgaaatttgtaaatattttaaccCGAATGTGTTTAATAAAACTAACACCTAAGTGATGAATATTGATGTTAATCTTgaaattatataagtttaaaaagtaactaatatataaatcaaatgaaaatattttaatacaatatttgatcaaatgccaaaaaaaataataattatttatcattacagattaattaatttttaagggttaaaattgttttttgtgTTCATATTATACTATTCAGGTTGTTAAgtcattcatattttaatttaattattttaaatataaataattttaaatcgcacttatcaaatgatatttattttaaataagcacttaattatttttggatgaaatgataagatgtattataaaatattttttaatctatcatcttaattaattatgatcattctataatataatatagttttattttgtaaacTTTACATGTATTTCAATACATCTGGAAGGACTTTTACATGCTATATATGTTTATGAATTGTTTATCTTGTTACCTTTCAGATAGCTAAATATGtgttttttgtattaaatttaaattatgactTTGAAATGAAATTATGGTCAAAccttgaaaaaataaaacagagtTTATGTTGaaggaaaatataaaaaaaaaaacttcattaATAAGAAGATAAATAGGAGTTTATGCAAAaggaaaataagattaataaggGGAAGATAAGGTTAAAAGTTAAAACCAAGACATATTCAAACGCCCTATATAAATAAAGTCTTTAGGTTTGGTAGGATTAGGTTTGGACTTGAATAAATCTTGGGTATTGTATTTAATTAGTTGGTCTATTAACATTTCTTAAATAAGAGATGGAaagtattttcttttttaatgaTCCATTTagtcaaatcaaataaaatttgttgTAGCAAAACGACAAAatcataaatgaaaaaaagagttaaaaaagcaagggaagaaaaaaaaccaaataaaattaatgactCGAAAGTCTTTAAGAAGAGTAATAACTTCACATCTATTCTGAATCTAATTTTCGACATCGTTGTAATAATGACATTGTGAATATTTTTAACGACCAATTTTGGTTGTTATATGtgatttgat
This is a stretch of genomic DNA from Impatiens glandulifera chromosome 4, dImpGla2.1, whole genome shotgun sequence. It encodes these proteins:
- the LOC124936256 gene encoding germin-like protein subfamily 1 member 13, with translation MKGQFLVLVAVVALTFTFARASDPSSLQDFCVAIDDPTGALFINGKFCKNPNLVNANDFFFSGLNKAGDTSNPLGSNVTAVNVNNLKGLNTLGISLARIDFAPYGLNPPHTHPRATEVLVVFEGTLLVGFVTSNLPNQKNRLFTKTLYPGDVFVFPEGLIHFQQNVGKTKAVAGAALSSQNPGVITIANAVFGSDPKISPDVLTKAFQVDKNVINYLQSQFWWDNNN